From the genome of Seriola aureovittata isolate HTS-2021-v1 ecotype China chromosome 6, ASM2101889v1, whole genome shotgun sequence, one region includes:
- the prg4b gene encoding proteoglycan 4b: MCFQLFVGTHDVQTYGLDWRILPAACEIITLLIRPDLPIKGKSAVLPQPFKSQPASKPQQQTDRSSNKFQIYMRMSSPVLCAVILLACALSFSAAQTSCKGRCGAEYYRGYMCQCDYTCLSYGECCKDYESQCTTKNSCKGRCGESFKRGRLCSCDPDCIKYKQCCQDYTSHCDAEESPLNVEETFSEGNNEDDHLSPLDNPTSYPPDDPIDDTNSQIVPNDDLSNNGLEDPGASPIPEGSLTVDLVQGSSEPTLEPDTLELSTDTVTVFSQTDATPSDNEPTQADDSPSTLYMTSGVAPTENTDASDPVDSTDEGTTLPQPTTAADNDSSPTAPTSAPQTGLSPAASTPEPEKEGQATEQHKDDIFPEAQNTDPTDASSDNPEVTTLPFNTGESTGLTQDYTVLEMSQDTTTTASSMLDLTPIPDATASNSGTDDTVSNSEDPTAGPLSVLADATDDATPQAMTADPMEVTSDQSKHQPSEPTSKPQDKPDQYKPPPTKPTLVKPISKPETKPLDIAPTLNTDNPRDYQADDSNDTNLCSGRPVSAVTTLRNGTIVVFRGHYFWVLDRNRMPGPAQGITQVWGVPSPIDTVFTRCNCQGKTYIFRGTQYWRFENDVLDPGYPKAIEMGFNGLRGHITAALSVPQYQTRRESVYFFKRGGLVQKYSYQFGTGPTCGRKPQHTIYTVRHRMVRQAVSLLGPTINIRTSWRGFPSTVTAAVSVPNREPEGYKYYVFSRSKSYNVRMDTERPVIAAPKANTSPQTNDLFKCPKKV, from the exons ATGTGCTTCCAGCTGTTTGTGGGGACTCATGATGTCCAGACCTATGGTCTGGACTGGAGGATCCTCCCTGCAGCCTGTGAGATCATTACACTTTTAATTAGACCGGATCTGCCAATTAAAGGGAAGTCAGCCGTGCTCCCTCAGCCTTTTAAAAGCCAGCCAGCGTCTAAacctcagcagcagacagacaggagctCAAACAAG tTTCAGATATACATGAGGATGTCTTCTCCTGTACTTTGTGCTGTTATTTTGCTGGCTTGTGCCTTGTCCTTTAGTGCTGCTCAGA CGAGCTGCAAAGGACGATGTGGTGCCGAGTACTACAGGGGTTACATGTGCCAGTGTGATTATACCTGCCTGTCTTATGGAGAATGCTGCAAAGACTATGAATCTCAGTGCACCACAA AAAACTCCTGCAAAGGTCGATGTGGAGAATCCTTCAAGAGAGGCCGGCTGTGTAGCTGCGACCCTGATTGCATAAAGTACAAGCAGTGTTGTCAGGATTACACAAGCCACTGCGATGCAGAGG AGTCGCCACTGAACGTGGAGGAGACTTTCAGCGAGGGAAACAATGAAG ATGACCATTTAAGCCCACTGGACAACCCAACATCATATCCACCTGATGATCCCATTGATG ATACGAACAGCCAGATCGTTCCAAATGATGACCTTTCCAACAACGGACTAGAGGATCCGGGGGCAAGTCCGATCCCTGAGGGATCACTTACAGTTGACCTGGTTCAAGGTTCTTCTGAACCCACCCTGGAGCCAGACACTCTGGAGCTCAgtacagacacagttacagtcTTTTCTCAGACAGACGCGACTCCCTCAGACAATGAACCCACGCAGGCTGACGACAGCCCCTCCACCCTTTACATGACTAGTGGAGTAGCCCCCACTGAGAACACAG ATGCCAGTGATCCTGTCGACTCAACCGACGAAGGAACAACTCTCCCTCAGCccacaacagcagctgacaatGACTCCAGCCCGACTGCCCCGACCTCAGCACCCCAGACAGGGCTTTCTCCTGCAGCCAGCACCCCAGAGCCGGAGAAAGAAGGGCAGGCAACAGAACAACACAAGGATGACATATTTCCCGAGGCACAGAACACAGACCCAACCGACGCCTCCTCTGATAATCCAGAGGTTACGACCCTACCCTTCAACACAGGTGAATCTACAGGACTCACACAGGACTACACAGTCCTGGAAATGTCTCAGGACACGACAACCACTGCCTCATCAATGCTGGACCTGACACCCATCCCAGACGCAACCGCTTCAAACTCTGGAACAGATGATACTGTGAGCAACTCAGAGGATCCCACAGCAGGCCCTCTCTCTGTTCTGGCTGACGCTACAGATGATGCTACACCACAAGCGATGACTGCTGATCCAATGGAAGTCACCTCAGACCAGAGCAAACACCAACCATCTGAACCCACTTCGAAACCCCAGGACAAACCCGACCAGTACAAGCCACCGCCAACTAAACCAACTCTGGTTAAACCGATCTCCAAACCCGAGACTAAGCCTCTGGACATTGCACCAACTCTGAACACAGACAATCCAAGGGACTACCAAGCAG ATGACAGTAACGATACAAACCTGTGCAGTGGACGGCCGGTCAGCGCAGTCACCACACTCAGGAACGGCACAATTGTGGTTTTCAGAG ggcACTACTTCTGGGTCCTGGACAGAAATAGGATGCCAGGTCCAGCTCAAGGCATCACACAAGTGTGGGGCGTCCCTTCACCCATCGACACAGTGTTCACTCGCTGCAACTGCCAGGgcaaaacatacattttcagG GGAACCCAGTACTGGAGATTTGAAAATGATGTTTTGGACCCTGGCTATCCTAAAGCGATCGAAATGGGCTTCAATGGGCTTCGGGGCCACATCacagctgctctgtctgtgcCTCAGTATCAGACCAGGAGAGAGTCGGTCTACTTCTTCAAGAGAG GGGGATTGGTCCAGAAATATTCATACCAGTTTGGCACCGGTCCAACATGTGGCAGGAAACCCCAGCACACCATTTACACAGTCCGCCACCGGATGGTTCGACAAGCAG TGTCTCTTCTGGGCCCAACCATTAACATCCGGACGTCCTGGAGAGGTTTCCCCTCCACCGTCACAGCTGCTGTGTCCGTCCCCAACAGAGAACCAGAGGGATACAAATACTACGTCTTCTCAAGAT CCAAATCCTACAACGTGAGGATGGATACTGAACGTCCTGTCATTGCTGCTCCTAAAGCCAACACTTCACCTCAGACCAACGACCTCTTCAAATGCCCAAAGAAAGTGTAA